In Stomoxys calcitrans chromosome 2, idStoCalc2.1, whole genome shotgun sequence, the following proteins share a genomic window:
- the LOC106083340 gene encoding integrator complex subunit 5, which produces MLKQHVLVELKQFIQSLSSVGYRGNPNLTSHSLLRTSLHLLEDLPSAREIVFEYFALIAEVGVQSYVNTTNVDQQTGLVMQQQKIQSNQQQQAPISQEDPCFEVIQQALENMVSKGPSAWGAVIASWSLDLVGSLSDKYSKRTSIGAACNYWLASTTMRGLLTLISICFRKLTNAEAESCVETLLGAYQRYSMTFDWVVARLGGCFPSKIISQILQCSLKKFAENYPCRFDSEIGILEYLCFAHEQVLRVCFKELLQEGFQPKKKLDALVVPFMLDFCNYSDTLLQNMVSVFLEMYNDDLRTTITQKAPLWMTNRTFAEIQPSLNNLVLRLKTHGAQVLITVAKMADQYAWCQDFLEFSLQELEQIVLNARLCPLMDDLATEETKYMLWKSCLSTNIYEQQTAVRLLLIVSTQHSHIYYQTISELLRKSYTLNPSGLGAAIRMIGGQSGVVEFPEIKPGIQMVLEDALLQEQFKRARLATASDVSEALNIFKNLNTITKMEKKNTFFSIRQHQMSTALNECLPKILQILEVTLNKLILRMDADANERSQEKFRDIQNQTNNNTIHVYNSHKKQKLGVVSVDHREEDEDSDYIATRLTLAHTIIDLLNTIEAGSKTQVIRTTEILKLAVLSVKYFFISLKEQSSTLRLAAVNRVYVLFQRQCRARKSSRSACLRELIEGALFYYGYLFGQYEEPIVDELLIPEHEMILVQNQKQSFGPNSNRSILHAGVIGRGLRPENMLMGERCPPEMQSLFLKALEMCCTDGDRQVNTEPYSTISLLLVEMVSTDVMYNGLPFPDEEFTKVTMERDLLIRRAFLTSPILWALLGFIATHRPALCISSVLLRALCATCLHQWRAKNVNKYDTYNLKGELLQSTKNLLKVLSMGQLLPPPLSNLHNIIEHFEPSEVALLLKECVWNYMKDHVPSPPLFHVDNNGLHWRNAQLNKIPPQYVDTLRNLMQKKLTKLGQHYHQMFIMPEVVNLTTNANLPAMPQMRTMPTVVLPTSAPSEVIDLDKSI; this is translated from the exons atgttaaaacaaCATGTATTAGTGGAACTTAAGCAATTTATTCAGTCGTTATCCTCAGTAGGCTATAGGGGTAATCCCAATCTAACATCTCATAGCTTGTTACGCACTTCGCTTCATCTGTTGGAGGATTTGCCGTCTGCTCGGGAAATTGTTTTCGAATACTTTGCTTTGATAGCTGAAGTAGGAGTGCAGAGCTATGTAAACACCACAAATGTCGACCAGCAGACGGGGCTGGtcatgcaacaacaaaaaatacaatCTAATCAGCAACAACAAGCCCCAATTTCACAAGAAGATCCTTGTTTCGAAGTAATTCAGCAGGCTCTTGAGAATATGGTCAGCAAGGGCCCCTCTGCCTGGGGGGCGGTCATAGCCTCTTGGAGTTTAGACTTGGTGGGAAGTCTATCGGACAAATATAGTAAAAGAACGTCCATAGGAGCCGCATGCAATTACTGGCTGGCCAGCACCACTATGCGTGGTCTACTGACTTTAATAAGCATCTGTTTCCGAAAATTGACAAATGCTGAAGCAGAATCATGTGTGGAGACACTATTGG GTGCGTACCAACGATATTCCATGACATTTGATTGGGTGGTGGCACGCTTGGGTGGCTGCTTTCCTTCAAAAATAATATCCCAGATTTTGCAATGCAGcttaaaaaagtttgctgaaaattatcCTTGTCGTTTCGATTCTGAAATTGGTATTCTGGAATATTTATGTTTTGCCCACGAACAAGTATTGCGAGTTTGCTTTAAGGAGCTTCTTCAAGAAGGCTTTCaacccaaaaaaaagttggacgcCTTAGTTGTACCATTCATGTTGGACTTTTGCAATTATTCTGATACCTTACTGCAGAACATGGTCAGCGTTTTTCTTGAGATGT ATAATGATGATTTGCGTACAACAATCACTCAAAAGGCTCCACTCTGGATGACAAATCGTACTTTTGCCGAAATACAGCCTTCATTAAATAACTTGGTACTGAGACTGAAAACTCATGGCGCTCAAGTACTAATTACTGTTGCCAAAATGGCCGATCAATATGCATGGTGTCAGGACTTTTTGGAGTTTTCCTTGCAAGAATTGGAACAAATTGTGCTGAATGCACGTCTATGTCCATTAATGGATGACTTGGCGACTGAGGAGACGAAATACATGTTGTGGAAAAGCTGTTTAAGTACAAACATATATGAACAACAGACCGCAGTGCGACTGCTTTTGATAGTTT CTACTCAGCATTCGCATATATATTATCAGACAATATCGGAGTTACTACGAAAATCATATACTCTTAACCCCTCTGGTTTGGGTGCTGCCATACGTATGATAGGAGGCCAATCGGGGGTAGTGGAGTTTCCAGAAATTAAACCGGGAATTCAAATGGTCCTTGAGGATGCTTTGCTTCAGGAACAGTTTAAAAGGGCACGACTGGCAACAGCATCCGATGTGTCGGAGGcattgaatatttttaaaaatcttaatACTATAACAAA aatggaaaagaaaaatacTTTCTTTAGCATCAGACAACATCAGATGAGTACAGCCCTAAACGAATGTCTTCCAAAAATACTGCAAATATTGGAAGTAACTTTAAACAAACTCATTCTTCGAATGGATGCAGATGCCAATGAGCGCAGTCAGGAGAAATTTCGCGATATCCAAAATCAAACCAACAACAATACGATACATGTTTATAACTCCCACAAGAAGCAAAAATTAGGTGTAGTGTCAGTGGACCATAGAGAAGAGGACGAAGACTCGGATTATATAGCAACACGTTTGACATTAGCTCACACAATTATTGATCTTTTGAACACCATTGAGGCCGGGTCAAAAACACAAGTTATAAGAACAACCGAG ATTTTGAAATTGGCTGTATTAAGTGTTAAGTATTTCTTTATAAGTCTTAAGGAACAAT CATCGACTTTACGCCTGGCAGCCGTTAATCGTGTCTATGTCTTATTTCAACGTCAGTGTCGAGCCCGAAAATCATCACGATCTGCTTGTTTACGGGAACTTATCGAAGGAGCCTTGTTTTACTACGGTTACCTATTTGGGCAATATGAAGAACCCATTGTAGATGAACTTTTAATTCCTGAACATGAAATGATATTGGTGCAGaatcaaaaacaaagctttgGACCCAACTCCAATCGTTCGATACTGCATGCAGGAGTAATTGGTCGAGGTCTACGGCCAGAAAATATGCTTATGGGTGAACGGTGTCCACCAGAGATGCAAAGCTTATTTTTAAAAGCTCTAGAAATGTGCTGTACCGATGGT gaTCGCCAGGTGAATACAGAGCCCTATTCAACAATATCATTGTTGTTAGTTGAAATGGTGTCTACCGATGTCATGTACAATGGTCTACCATTTCCCGATGAAGAATTCACTAAAGTAACCATGGAAAGGGATTTATTAATAAGAAGGGCTTTCCTAACCTCGCCTATTTTGTGGGCCCTTTTAGGTTTCATAGCCACCCATAGGCCAGCGCTTTGCATCTCATCGGTGTTACTGAGAGCTCTATGCGCTACATGTCTACATCAGTGGAGGGCAAAAAATG taaACAAATATGATACATACAACCTAAAAGGTGAACTGCTGCAGTCGACTAAAAATCTATTGAAAGTTTTGTCCATGGGACAGTTACTGCCACCACCCCTGTCCAATCTGCACAATATTATTGAACATTTTGAACCATCAGAG GTTGCTCTGCTCCTTAAGGAATGTGTATGGAATTACATGAAAGACCATGTACCCTCACCACCTTTATTCCATGTTGATAATAATGGCTTGCATTGGCGTAATGCTCAACTTAACAAGATTCCTCCACAGTACGTGGACACATTGAGAaatttaatgcaaaaaaaattaactaaattgGGCCAGCATTACCACCAAATGTTTATTATGCCCGAAGTAGTTAATTTAACGACAAATGCAAATCTACCTGCCATGCCACAAATGCGTACTATGCCTACAGTTGTATTGCCAACTTCAGCACCGTCAGAAGTTATAGACTTAGATAAATCCATTTGA
- the LOC106083344 gene encoding GILT-like protein 1, with translation MSQKVLGLFVAFIAVANALKVPITVYYESLCPDSAKLITEQIFPAVKGEFREHVDITWVPFGKSSFSTQGSDVFFTCHHGPNECYGNKVHACAIEHIQANSYQVEFTRESLTLDFINCMMKIGKNFPDNVYPGAKCARDNQINTWENIQTCANSTEGSHLLQKHGETTMKFMNPLKNVPTIVFKNQFDSKVNDKAQNDLVGVLCSYVSQPMPKICASRNSAVSMTAVSTPFMALLAYALTKLFF, from the exons ATGAGCCAAAAAGTATTGGGATTATTTGTGGCTTTCATTGCTGTGGCCAATGCACTAAAG GTGCCCATCACTGTATATTATGAGTCGTTGTGTCCAGATAGCGCTAAACTTATAACCGAGCAAATCTTTCCGGCTGTGAAGGGAGAATTTAGAGAGCATGTTGACATCACCTGGGTGCCATTTGGCAAATCATCG TTTTCCACACAAGGTTCCGACGTCTTCTTCACATGCCATCATGGACCCAACGAATGCTATGGCAACAAAGTGCATGCCTGTGCAATTGAACACATTCAGGCAAACTCCTATCAAGTGGAATTCACCCGCGAGTCGCTTACATTGGATTTCATCAACTGCAtgatgaaaatcggcaaaaACTTCCCCGATAATGTGTATCCTGGAGCCAAGTGTGCCCGCGATAATCAAATCAACACCTGGGAGAACATCCAAACATGCGCCAACAGCACCGAGGGCAGTCATTTGTTGCAGAAGCATGGAGAGACCACCATGAAATTCATGAACCCATTGAAGAATGTACCCACTATTGTATTTAAGAAT CAATTCGATAGCAAGGTCAACGATAAGGCTCAAAATGATCTCGTTGGCGTTCTGTGCTCGTATGTGTCTCAACCTATGCCCAAGATTTGTGCTAGCCGTAACTCAGCTGTTAGCATGACTGCAGTTTCTACACCTTTCATGGCTCTCTTGGCTTATGCTTTGACCAAGcttttcttttaa
- the LOC106083341 gene encoding serine/threonine-protein kinase stk11: protein MTVTSAHVAMDVQVTGHHQMTDAPPADYDENGQINHQGAGGANGTTLIMANTKFHLESYPDATDDDSTQQRFILGDEAAQYLQSEQQEQHQHHQVTWLDDEDIDNLDLATLDIGNMFNRVDSAEIIYQQKKKNIKMVGKYVMGDILGEGSYGKVKEVLDSENLCRRAVKILTKRKLRRIPNGEQNVQREIQLLKQLKHKNVVALLDVLYNDEKQKMYLIMEYCVGGLQEMLDNAPEKKIPLFQAHRYFQQLINGLEYLHGMRVIHKDIKPGNLLLTLEQTLKISDFGVAEQLELFATDDTCTTGQGSPAFQPPEIANGLESFSGSKVDIWSSGVTLYNLCTGLYPFEGDNIYRLLESIGRGQWEVPDWLYKLDHNLAVLILGMLQENPQKRYSIQQIRKDPWFISAPEEKGPPIPIPPLKSDKYRRSTVLPYLDAYHYETERDLEEVYFTEHDLNQELARKAAAAAAEIKAQQQHNSFATMAASTSGFHNAQSCSNSASHHTKEKKSSSLKRRAKKLTSCISVRKLSNCRPS from the exons atgactGTTACCAGCGCACATGTCGCCATGGATGTTCAAGTAACGGGTCATCACCAAATGACAGATGCTCCCCCTGCTGATTATGATGAGAACGGACAAATTAACCATCAAGGCGCTGGTGGAGCAAATGGTACCACATTAATTATGGCAAATACAAAATTCCATTTAGAGTCGTATCCCGATGCCACTGATGATGATAGTACACAACAACGGTTCATCCTCGGCGATGAAGCCGCCCAGTATCTGCAGAGTGAGCAACAGGAACAACATCAGCATCATCAGGTGACATGGTTGGATGATGAAGACATTGACAATTTAGACCTCGCCACTTTGGACATAGGAAACATGTTCAACCGTGTAGACAGTGCTGAAATTATCTATcaacagaaaaagaaaaacatcaaAATGGTGGGCAAATATGTAATGGGCGATATTTTGGGAGAGGGGTCTTATGGCAAAGTAAAAGAGGTGCTAGACTCCGAAAACCTGTGTCGAAGGGCAGTGAAAATCTTAACCAAACGTAAACTCAGACGCATCCCAAATGGTGAGCAAAATGTACAGAGAGAAATTCAACTGCTCAAACAGTTGAAACATAAAAACGTGGTGGCCTTGTTGGACGTTTTATACAATGATGAAAAGCAAAAGATGTATTTAATAATGGAGTACTGCGTAGGAGGATTGCAA GAAATGCTAGACAATGCACCGGAGAAGAAAATTCCTTTATTTCAAGCCCATcgctactttcaacaactcatAAACGGCTTGGAATATTTGCATGGCATGCGTGTCATACACAAGGACATCAAACCAGGAAACTTATTGCTTACCTTGGAGCAGACCCTGAAAATATCGGATTTTGGTGTGGCCGAGCAATTGGAGTTATTTGCCACTGACGATACTTGCACAACTGGCCAGGGCTCACCAGCATTTCAACCTCCAGAAATAGCAAATGGTCTGGAGTCGTTTTCTGGTTCCAAAGTAGACATTTGGAGCAGTGGTGTCACACT TTACAACTTGTGTACCGGCCTGTATCCATTTGAGGGAGATAACATTTATCGTCTCTTAGAAAGCATTGGCCGTGGACAGTGGGAAGTTCCCGATTGGTTGTACAAGTTGGACCATAACCTCGCAGTGTTAATATTAGGCATGCTTCAAGAAAATCCTCAAAAACGCTATAGCATACAACAAATAAGAAAAGATCC TTGGTTTATTTCGGCACCCGAAGAAAAAGGACCACCGATACCCATTCCACCATTGAAAAGTGATAAATATCGTCGTTCCACAGTACTGCCTTATCTAGATGCTTACCACTATGAAACTGAACGTGATTTGGAGGAAGTTTATTTCACAGAACATGATTTAAATC AAGAATTGGCACGCAAAGCGGCCGCAGCAGCCGCTGAGATAAAGGCCCAGCAACAACACAATTCATTTGCAACAATGGCCGCTTCCACCAGTGGCTTCCATAATGCACAGTCATGTTCCAATTCAGCTTCTCACCACACAAAAGAGAAGAAGTCATCTTCATTGAAAAGACGAGCCAAAAAGTTGACATCCTGTATATCGGTGCGAAAATTATCCAATTGTCGACCTTCTTAG